From a region of the Candidatus Jettenia caeni genome:
- a CDS encoding putative nitroreductase — MDIYEIMKKRRSIRSYKPEPIEEEKVHRILETVRFAPSAANRQPVFCVVIKDEKIKQQLKMAYQEEWFYTAPVIICVCSIPERAWKRSDGKNYADIDATIVMDHLILAATAEGLGTCWIAAFKAPLLKSILNLPAGVEPIAITPLGYPLNTPEPTYRKPLEEMIKYIY; from the coding sequence ATGGATATTTATGAGATTATGAAGAAAAGGCGGAGTATACGTTCCTATAAGCCGGAGCCTATTGAAGAGGAGAAGGTACATCGGATATTGGAGACTGTGCGGTTTGCCCCAAGCGCTGCCAACAGGCAGCCTGTTTTTTGTGTAGTTATTAAGGATGAGAAGATAAAACAACAGTTAAAAATGGCATACCAGGAGGAATGGTTTTATACAGCTCCCGTGATTATCTGTGTCTGCAGTATTCCGGAAAGGGCATGGAAACGAAGCGATGGAAAAAACTATGCAGATATTGATGCAACAATCGTGATGGACCATCTCATTCTTGCTGCAACGGCTGAGGGATTAGGCACATGCTGGATTGCCGCTTTTAAAGCGCCCCTCTTAAAATCCATTCTCAATCTCCCGGCAGGAGTCGAGCCGATAGCAATAACTCCTCTTGGATATCCATTAAACACCCCGGAACCAACGTACCGCAAACCGTTAGAAGAAATGATAAAATATATTTATTGA